From a single Paraburkholderia edwinii genomic region:
- a CDS encoding adenosylcobalamin-dependent ribonucleoside-diphosphate reductase — translation MADTDHEIRPLDHAIAPQQFSLDVLLEKYAKGDERSADDVYRRVARGVAMAEPEALRAQVEERFVDNLRHGALGAGRIMSAAGAGIAATLINCFVQPVGDSIQGVDDEGLPGIYVALLQAAETMRRGGGVGYNFSAIRPHGARVHTTSSSASGPCSYIDVFDASCRTVESAGSRRGAQMAVLDCSHPDLLEFIEAKHSKGRWNNFNVSVAVTDEFMQAVENDLPWQLVHRAEPSPSMRASGDLRQRADGLWVYSERRARDIWDRIMRSTYDVAEPGIVFMSRMNDDNNLRAVEKIRATNPCGEQPLPSYGCCNLGPLNLTRFVVDPFAQMQGRTPSFDWDALAERTRIQVRFLDDVLDVTLWPLEEQYAESRAKRRIGVGFTGLGDTLVMLGLRYDSAEGREFAAKAARLMRDEAYRASVELARERGAFPLFNAAQYLDEGTFASRLPDDVKDAIRTHGIRNSHLLSIAPTGTVSLAFADNASNGIEPAFSWTYSRMKVMADGSRASFAVEDHAYRLFRELGGDVERLPDYFVSALEMSARDHLDMMAAVQPYIDTSISKTVNVPADYPFEAFESLYFDAWKGGLKGLATYRPNETLGAVLSVDTPQPADALADTDLDPLRIAIDHRPKGEMPAIIEKVEYLTQAGKKSLYLAVSFMEVTGRIGGADVTIERPIEFFIPAGQRDESQQWITATMRSLSLAARGGFVARNLQDLRKVSWDRGQVRLGDVQRLDGTRSPRWHDSEVAALAYALQQILHRRGFLDAEGNQVPSRLLARLPHTHALPLPISANLNVQQQRRQQPQQHQATAADEVPQDETALHVLRSMHGRTCGICGANAVIRKDGCDFCTACGEIGACG, via the coding sequence ATGGCCGACACCGACCACGAAATCCGCCCGCTCGACCACGCCATCGCGCCCCAACAGTTTTCGCTCGACGTGCTGCTCGAAAAGTACGCCAAGGGCGACGAGCGCAGCGCGGACGATGTCTACCGCCGCGTCGCGCGCGGCGTGGCAATGGCTGAACCCGAAGCGTTGCGCGCGCAGGTCGAAGAGCGTTTCGTCGATAACCTGCGGCACGGCGCGCTCGGCGCGGGCCGCATCATGAGCGCGGCGGGCGCCGGCATTGCGGCCACGCTGATCAACTGCTTCGTGCAGCCGGTCGGCGACAGCATCCAGGGCGTCGACGACGAAGGCCTGCCCGGCATCTACGTCGCGTTGCTGCAAGCAGCCGAAACGATGCGGCGCGGCGGCGGCGTCGGCTACAACTTCTCGGCGATCCGTCCGCACGGCGCGCGCGTGCACACCACCAGTTCCTCCGCATCGGGCCCGTGCAGCTATATCGATGTGTTCGACGCCTCGTGCCGCACGGTCGAAAGCGCCGGCTCGCGGCGCGGTGCGCAAATGGCCGTGCTCGACTGCTCGCATCCGGACCTGCTTGAATTTATCGAAGCGAAGCATTCGAAGGGGCGCTGGAACAACTTCAACGTATCGGTGGCTGTTACCGACGAATTCATGCAAGCCGTCGAGAACGATCTGCCATGGCAGCTCGTGCATCGCGCGGAACCGTCGCCGTCGATGCGCGCATCGGGCGACCTGCGCCAGCGCGCCGACGGCCTCTGGGTATACAGCGAGCGCCGCGCGCGCGACATCTGGGACAGGATCATGCGCTCGACCTACGATGTCGCCGAGCCCGGCATCGTGTTCATGTCGCGCATGAACGACGACAACAATCTGCGCGCAGTCGAGAAAATCCGCGCGACCAATCCGTGCGGCGAACAGCCGCTGCCGTCGTACGGCTGCTGCAATCTCGGCCCGCTCAATCTCACGCGCTTCGTCGTCGATCCGTTCGCGCAGATGCAAGGCCGCACGCCGTCGTTCGACTGGGACGCGCTGGCCGAACGCACGCGCATTCAGGTGCGTTTTCTCGACGACGTGCTCGACGTCACGTTGTGGCCGCTCGAAGAGCAATACGCCGAGTCGCGCGCGAAGCGCCGCATCGGCGTCGGCTTCACCGGCCTGGGCGACACGCTCGTGATGCTGGGCCTGCGCTACGACTCCGCGGAAGGCCGCGAATTCGCGGCGAAAGCCGCGCGTCTGATGCGCGACGAAGCGTATCGCGCGTCGGTCGAACTCGCACGCGAGCGCGGCGCATTTCCGCTCTTCAATGCCGCGCAATATCTCGACGAAGGCACGTTCGCGTCGCGCCTGCCCGACGACGTGAAGGACGCGATCCGCACACACGGCATTCGCAACAGCCATCTACTGTCGATCGCGCCGACCGGCACCGTGAGCCTCGCGTTCGCGGACAACGCATCGAACGGCATCGAACCCGCGTTTTCGTGGACGTATTCGCGGATGAAAGTGATGGCCGACGGCAGCCGCGCCTCGTTCGCCGTGGAAGACCACGCTTACCGGCTCTTTCGCGAACTCGGCGGCGACGTCGAACGCCTGCCCGACTACTTCGTGAGCGCGCTCGAGATGTCCGCGCGCGACCACCTCGACATGATGGCCGCGGTGCAGCCGTATATCGACACGTCGATTTCCAAAACCGTCAACGTGCCGGCCGATTACCCGTTCGAAGCGTTCGAGAGCCTTTACTTCGATGCCTGGAAAGGCGGCCTCAAGGGTCTCGCGACCTACCGCCCGAACGAAACGCTCGGCGCCGTGCTGTCCGTCGATACGCCGCAACCGGCCGACGCGCTCGCCGACACCGACCTCGACCCGCTGCGGATTGCGATCGATCATCGGCCCAAGGGCGAGATGCCTGCGATTATCGAAAAGGTCGAATACCTGACGCAGGCGGGCAAGAAATCGCTGTACCTCGCGGTGTCGTTTATGGAAGTGACCGGACGCATCGGCGGCGCCGATGTGACCATCGAGCGGCCGATAGAATTCTTTATCCCGGCCGGGCAACGCGACGAATCGCAGCAATGGATCACCGCGACGATGCGTTCGCTGTCGCTGGCCGCGCGCGGCGGTTTCGTCGCGCGCAACCTGCAGGATCTGCGTAAGGTTTCGTGGGATCGCGGCCAGGTGCGTTTAGGCGACGTGCAGCGTCTCGACGGCACACGCTCGCCGCGCTGGCACGACTCCGAGGTCGCGGCGCTCGCCTATGCGCTGCAGCAGATCCTGCACCGGCGCGGCTTTCTCGATGCCGAAGGCAATCAGGTGCCGTCGCGGCTGCTCGCACGCCTGCCGCATACGCACGCGCTGCCGCTTCCGATCTCGGCAAACCTGAACGTACAACAACAGCGACGACAACAGCCGCAGCAACATCAGGCGACGGCAGCAGACGAAGTCCCGCAAGACGAGACCGCCCTGCACGTATTGCGTTCGATGCACGGACGCACATGCGGCATCTGCGGCGCGAACGCGGTGATCCGCAAGGACGGTTGCGACTTTTGCACCGCGTGCGGCGAAATCGGTGCATGCGGGTAA
- a CDS encoding alpha/beta hydrolase: MKFSTVAAPVLALSTIVSASLFAPTAALAQDTHPAAAPVKNIVLVHGAWVDGSGWKPVYDILTKDGYHVSLVQEPLTSLADDVTATKRVLDLQNGPTILVGHSYGGSIITEAGVHPNVVGLVYVAAHAPAVGEDEGALGKGKPSYTAQQPGAIEKTPDGYTYLNPADFPKDFAADLPIAQAKFEAHSQMLTAAQVFTTPLTAAAWTTKPSWGIVAGNDKIINPDLERWYYARAHSHTTVIPGASHSVYESRPQQVAAVIEDAAKHAQQ; this comes from the coding sequence ATGAAATTCTCCACTGTCGCAGCCCCGGTTCTCGCACTGTCGACGATCGTTTCGGCAAGCCTCTTCGCGCCGACGGCCGCACTCGCACAAGACACGCATCCGGCCGCCGCGCCCGTCAAAAACATCGTGCTCGTGCATGGCGCATGGGTCGACGGCTCGGGCTGGAAGCCGGTCTACGACATCCTCACGAAAGACGGCTACCACGTCTCGCTCGTGCAGGAACCGCTGACCTCGCTCGCAGACGATGTGACCGCAACGAAGCGCGTGCTCGACCTGCAGAACGGCCCGACGATTCTCGTTGGACACAGCTATGGCGGGTCGATCATTACCGAAGCGGGCGTGCATCCGAATGTGGTCGGCCTCGTCTATGTGGCCGCGCATGCGCCCGCCGTCGGCGAAGACGAAGGCGCACTCGGCAAAGGCAAGCCGAGCTATACCGCGCAGCAACCCGGCGCGATCGAGAAGACGCCCGATGGCTATACGTACCTGAACCCCGCGGACTTCCCGAAGGACTTCGCAGCCGATCTGCCCATCGCGCAGGCGAAGTTCGAAGCGCATTCGCAGATGCTGACGGCCGCGCAAGTGTTCACGACGCCGCTGACCGCGGCCGCGTGGACGACGAAGCCGAGCTGGGGCATCGTCGCCGGCAACGACAAGATCATCAATCCCGATCTCGAGCGCTGGTACTACGCGCGTGCGCATAGTCATACCACGGTGATTCCGGGCGCGAGCCATTCGGTCTATGAATCACGGCCGCAGCAGGTGGCGGCGGTCATCGAAGATGCGGCAAAGCACGCGCAGCAGTAA
- a CDS encoding DUF4148 domain-containing protein, giving the protein MNKITVAAMLAATLLAGPIVAHAQTSDPVTRAEVRADLVRVEQAGYDPSAGEDVHYPADIQAADAKIAAQSDSSYGGVAQGTSSSGSKTTHRHTPMRSSCVGPVSFCNIYFGS; this is encoded by the coding sequence ATGAACAAGATCACTGTTGCCGCCATGCTCGCGGCTACCCTGCTCGCCGGTCCGATCGTGGCCCATGCGCAAACCAGCGATCCGGTCACGCGCGCTGAAGTGCGTGCCGATCTGGTCCGCGTCGAACAGGCCGGGTACGACCCGTCGGCCGGCGAAGACGTGCACTACCCGGCCGATATTCAGGCTGCCGATGCGAAGATTGCCGCGCAGAGCGACAGCTCTTACGGCGGCGTGGCGCAAGGCACGTCCTCGTCGGGTTCGAAGACGACGCACCGTCATACGCCGATGCGGTCGAGCTGTGTCGGGCCAGTCAGCTTTTGCAACATCTATTTCGGCAGCTGA
- a CDS encoding sulfotransferase family protein, with translation MFKQWIHSTHSISRLALTSSRLSAAELLSSARAKTGLHDFGPEPIEDALDQLQTAVYEEADLSLFGRISTHWDTLRLLTNLLILRDKELADPRILERPVTQPVFVLGMPRSGSSFLHSLLAEDDASFAPRCWQAIYPYPDHPAAGRRAGPRKVQRQFDFFHHLAPDLRNVHPFDALTPQECTEFTAHSFRSLRFETIYHVPSYKHWVQQAGHVQGYRTHRRFLQHLQGPRATRCVLKCPDHVFAMEALREVYPDARVIFTHRDPLKVLPSVARLTEVLRKPFARHIDKDAIGQQVSSDWANGAQQIIAADARGLWPDEHVFHVHYKALTAAPLDTIRQIYDHFGLEFTEPFRNRLQEQIARKPTGGYGKNVYRFADFGLSAEEERERYRDYMTHFDVAEEVAVQ, from the coding sequence TTGTTCAAACAATGGATACACAGCACGCATAGCATCTCGCGGCTCGCATTGACGAGCTCGCGGCTTTCCGCGGCCGAATTGCTGTCGAGCGCGCGCGCAAAAACGGGGCTGCACGATTTCGGCCCCGAGCCGATCGAAGACGCCCTCGACCAGCTGCAGACCGCGGTTTACGAGGAAGCGGACCTGAGCCTGTTCGGCCGCATTTCGACGCACTGGGACACCCTGCGGCTGCTCACGAACCTGCTGATTCTGCGCGATAAAGAACTCGCCGATCCGCGCATTCTCGAGCGGCCCGTTACGCAGCCGGTCTTCGTGCTCGGCATGCCACGCAGCGGATCATCGTTTCTGCACTCGCTGCTCGCCGAAGACGACGCAAGCTTCGCGCCGCGCTGCTGGCAGGCCATCTACCCGTATCCGGACCATCCCGCCGCCGGGCGCCGCGCGGGGCCGCGCAAGGTGCAGCGACAGTTCGATTTCTTCCATCATCTGGCGCCAGATCTGCGCAATGTTCACCCGTTCGATGCGCTGACGCCGCAAGAATGCACCGAGTTCACCGCGCACAGTTTTCGCAGCCTGCGCTTCGAGACGATTTACCACGTGCCGTCGTACAAGCATTGGGTGCAACAGGCGGGCCACGTGCAGGGCTATCGCACGCACCGGCGCTTCCTGCAGCATCTGCAGGGTCCGCGCGCGACGCGCTGCGTGCTGAAGTGCCCGGACCACGTCTTCGCGATGGAAGCACTGCGCGAGGTCTACCCCGATGCGCGTGTGATCTTCACGCATCGCGATCCGCTGAAGGTGCTGCCATCGGTGGCGCGGCTCACGGAAGTGTTGCGCAAGCCGTTTGCACGCCACATCGATAAGGACGCGATCGGCCAGCAGGTCAGTTCCGACTGGGCCAACGGCGCACAACAGATCATCGCGGCCGACGCGCGCGGCCTGTGGCCGGACGAGCATGTGTTTCACGTGCACTACAAGGCGCTTACCGCCGCGCCGCTCGATACCATACGACAGATTTACGACCACTTCGGGCTCGAGTTCACCGAGCCATTCCGCAACCGGCTGCAAGAGCAGATCGCGCGCAAGCCGACCGGCGGCTACGGCAAGAACGTCTACCGGTTTGCGGACTTCGGCTTGAGCGCCGAAGAAGAACGCGAACGCTATCGCGACTATATGACCCACTTCGATGTGGCCGAGGAAGTCGCCGTTCAGTGA
- a CDS encoding DUF3331 domain-containing protein, with the protein MTTLECVPLLGANGLRIEILERSENTLVIRWVEPGKCHYGEQRWRRRSAHTSGTCAVSRRKIRRGDAVFKPAERPAPLNAAAMIAADILANLINGI; encoded by the coding sequence ATGACGACGTTAGAGTGCGTACCACTGCTCGGTGCCAACGGCTTGCGCATCGAGATTCTCGAGCGCTCCGAAAACACGCTGGTGATCCGCTGGGTCGAACCCGGCAAATGTCACTATGGCGAACAGCGTTGGCGCCGCCGCTCGGCACACACTTCAGGCACGTGCGCAGTTTCGCGCCGCAAGATCCGCCGCGGCGACGCGGTGTTCAAGCCGGCCGAACGGCCCGCGCCGCTCAATGCGGCTGCAATGATCGCAGCGGACATCCTCGCCAACCTGATCAACGGCATCTAG
- a CDS encoding AI-2E family transporter: MIPRPPAVPPGPPPRVSPGADTHSRRRMQRAASAALFTALVLLALWVVRDFIPAVAWACVIATSLWPLFRRIERQSAFNGRTTIIATFLTVLVALLFVLPAAIGIAQAAAEAHDVTVWLHYVEQNGIPMPDFVSHLPFGSEQVMNWWNTNLGQPLKASPAMKGLHGTAVVTFGRHFGARAAHALMVFGFTLVTLFVILQAGPSLSGAVLKGMRRAFGNESAQLAERMAGAVRGTVSGLVVVGIGEGVLLGIAYAVTGVAHATLLGVVTAIAAMLPFCAPIVFCCAGLWLFLQGGTAGAIGVVVFGFVIVFIAEHFVRPVLIGSSTRLPFLLVLFGILGGAETFGLLGVFIGPALMTVLMVLWTDFVR; this comes from the coding sequence ATGATTCCACGCCCACCCGCTGTTCCTCCTGGGCCCCCGCCGCGCGTATCGCCCGGCGCCGATACACATAGCCGCCGCAGGATGCAGCGGGCCGCTTCGGCGGCGCTGTTTACCGCACTTGTGTTACTGGCGTTATGGGTCGTGCGCGATTTCATTCCCGCTGTCGCATGGGCTTGCGTGATCGCTACCTCGCTGTGGCCGCTGTTTCGCAGGATCGAGCGGCAATCGGCCTTCAACGGCCGCACGACGATCATTGCGACATTTCTGACCGTCCTTGTCGCGCTGCTTTTCGTGCTGCCGGCCGCCATTGGTATTGCGCAGGCTGCCGCGGAGGCGCATGACGTGACGGTCTGGCTGCACTACGTCGAGCAGAACGGTATTCCGATGCCGGACTTCGTGTCGCACCTGCCGTTCGGCTCCGAGCAGGTCATGAACTGGTGGAACACGAACTTAGGACAGCCGTTGAAAGCTTCGCCGGCAATGAAAGGACTGCACGGTACCGCGGTCGTCACATTTGGCCGCCATTTCGGCGCGCGGGCCGCGCACGCGTTAATGGTGTTCGGTTTCACGCTCGTCACGCTGTTCGTAATCCTGCAGGCGGGCCCGAGCCTGTCCGGCGCGGTGCTGAAGGGCATGCGCCGCGCGTTCGGCAACGAAAGCGCGCAGCTTGCCGAGCGCATGGCGGGCGCCGTGCGCGGCACGGTGTCGGGGCTGGTGGTGGTCGGGATTGGGGAAGGCGTGCTGCTCGGCATCGCCTATGCCGTGACGGGCGTTGCGCACGCGACGCTGCTCGGCGTGGTCACCGCGATTGCCGCGATGCTGCCGTTCTGCGCGCCAATCGTGTTTTGCTGCGCGGGTTTGTGGCTTTTTCTGCAGGGCGGCACGGCCGGCGCGATCGGCGTCGTCGTGTTCGGCTTTGTGATCGTGTTTATCGCCGAGCACTTCGTGCGGCCCGTGCTGATCGGCAGCTCGACGCGGCTGCCGTTTCTGTTAGTGCTGTTCGGGATACTAGGCGGCGCGGAAACGTTCGGGCTGCTCGGCGTTTTTATCGGGCCCGCGCTGATGACGGTGCTGATGGTGCTGTGGACCGATTTCGTCCGATAG
- a CDS encoding alpha/beta hydrolase: MAPAAGTSTVETRAFYSNALQRDWSYVVYLPPGYRTDGPRYPVLYLLHGNDDDAHRWITHGQLQTVADALIAHKDIPPVAIVMPQGGTDWYVDRKEKIETAFFRDMLPHIESHYAVSNERKSRAIGGVSMGGFGALRYAMLAPDRFCGVLLLSPAIYSGEPPPQSAARRVHVFGENRFDADVWHALNYPALWQRYMSQPYRLPMFIAAGDDDLVIQAEASLLYTHLREAGNPAALRITGGGHNWDTWAALLPTALKYGLSCLKSA; encoded by the coding sequence ATGGCGCCTGCCGCAGGCACGAGCACAGTCGAAACCCGCGCGTTTTATTCGAATGCGCTGCAGCGCGACTGGTCCTACGTGGTCTATCTGCCGCCAGGCTATCGCACCGACGGGCCGCGCTACCCGGTGCTCTATCTGCTGCACGGTAACGACGACGACGCGCATCGCTGGATCACGCACGGCCAACTGCAAACCGTCGCCGATGCGCTGATCGCGCACAAGGACATCCCACCTGTCGCGATCGTGATGCCGCAAGGCGGCACCGACTGGTACGTCGATCGCAAGGAGAAGATCGAAACCGCGTTCTTCCGCGACATGCTGCCTCACATCGAATCGCACTACGCGGTATCGAATGAAAGGAAAAGCCGCGCGATCGGCGGAGTGTCGATGGGCGGCTTCGGCGCGTTGCGTTACGCGATGCTTGCGCCCGATCGCTTTTGCGGCGTGCTGCTGTTAAGCCCCGCCATCTATTCGGGCGAACCACCGCCGCAATCGGCCGCGCGCCGCGTCCATGTATTCGGCGAAAACCGCTTCGATGCCGACGTCTGGCACGCGCTGAACTACCCCGCGCTCTGGCAGCGCTACATGAGCCAGCCCTACCGGCTGCCGATGTTTATCGCCGCCGGCGACGACGACCTCGTGATCCAGGCTGAAGCGTCTCTGCTGTACACGCATCTGCGCGAAGCGGGCAATCCGGCCGCGTTGCGGATTACCGGCGGCGGACATAACTGGGATACGTGGGCCGCCTTGCTGCCCACCGCGCTTAAATATGGTTTGTCATGCCTAAAGTCGGCGTAA